Proteins from one Candidatus Zixiibacteriota bacterium genomic window:
- a CDS encoding class I SAM-dependent methyltransferase, whose amino-acid sequence MEFYENLADRYDLMTRFDQRIVKDGNVLHAWIEKHGIKSAIDVACGTGLHSILLAKMGVQTVGTDISKPMLDRAKENAARQDVVVDFRQVSMEHLGESVDQRFDALFCLGNSLPHILNVSDLATVVRSFSESVVPGGIAVLQLINYHRVLENKKRLVGIHKVGETEFIRYYDFFPDHLRFNILMIDSRNGSQLRELESTNLYPYTKAELEPHILKSGFRSIECYGDMIFTPYDPESSTDLVICARR is encoded by the coding sequence ATGGAGTTCTACGAGAATCTCGCAGACAGATATGATCTAATGACCCGTTTCGATCAGCGGATCGTGAAGGATGGGAATGTCCTCCATGCCTGGATCGAGAAGCACGGCATCAAGTCGGCGATTGATGTCGCGTGCGGCACAGGGCTGCATTCGATACTGCTGGCTAAGATGGGTGTCCAGACTGTCGGTACCGATATTTCCAAACCGATGCTCGATCGCGCGAAAGAGAATGCTGCTCGGCAGGATGTCGTTGTCGATTTCCGGCAGGTCTCGATGGAGCATCTCGGTGAGTCGGTCGATCAGCGTTTCGATGCACTCTTCTGTCTCGGCAATTCTCTTCCGCACATTCTCAATGTCTCTGATCTGGCGACGGTTGTCAGATCGTTCTCAGAGAGTGTTGTTCCGGGTGGTATCGCCGTGCTGCAGCTTATTAATTACCATCGTGTGCTCGAAAACAAGAAACGGCTTGTCGGCATCCACAAGGTCGGCGAAACGGAATTCATCCGATACTACGACTTCTTCCCGGATCACCTGCGATTCAACATTCTGATGATCGATTCACGCAACGGATCTCAGCTGCGCGAACTCGAGAGCACGAATCTCTATCCATACACAAAAGCCGAGCTCGAACCACACATTCTGAAATCAGGCTTCCGGTCGATTGAATGCTACGGTGACATGATCTTCACGCCCTACGATCCCGAATCCTCGACCGACCTCGTCATCTGCGCCAGAAGGTAG
- a CDS encoding transposase, with translation MTNIRRYFKEGQLYFTTHVTYERLPILVDYAGDLLRAFEYANGTLPHEMLAWVILPDHFHAIIDPKGSSLSAIIKLAKLKFSGSYRSAKHLKSGRVWQYRFWDHVIRSESDLSAHIDYIHYNPVKHGITRKPADHKFSTVHKFLELGNYSKDWGVHDDPTHGANIGE, from the coding sequence ATGACGAACATCCGTCGCTATTTTAAGGAAGGGCAGCTGTACTTCACCACGCATGTTACATACGAACGGCTGCCAATCCTTGTAGATTATGCTGGCGACCTACTCCGTGCATTTGAATACGCAAACGGTACGCTGCCGCACGAGATGCTCGCCTGGGTCATCTTGCCGGATCACTTTCACGCCATAATTGATCCAAAGGGCTCAAGCCTGTCCGCAATCATAAAACTCGCGAAACTGAAGTTTTCGGGCAGCTACAGAAGCGCTAAACACTTGAAGTCAGGCCGCGTCTGGCAATATCGGTTTTGGGATCACGTCATTCGCAGTGAATCGGATTTGAGTGCACATATCGATTACATTCATTACAATCCCGTCAAACACGGCATTACACGTAAACCCGCGGATCACAAGTTTTCGACAGTTCACAAATTTCTGGAGCTTGGAAATTACTCTAAGGATTGGGGTGTTCATGATGATCCTACGCATGGTGCGAATATCGGTGAATGA
- a CDS encoding insulinase family protein, with product MYRFLIVVVSILALSTNLYGDLAPSPTETFTLDNGMTIILKENHSSPMITSIVFVNAGARYETDYNNGVTHFLEHLMFDGTKSRNREELNETAEMYGGYINAFTREDLTAYMILMPKENIDIGLDIQSDQLFNSIIPEEELPKERKIVIEEMKMSIDNPDYQAEAFTRNTVYHGTPYVRPVLGYENIISTIPRERIMEYYKTYYMPNNMTALVIGDFETADMLAKFEKYYGMQTAQPLPEFDKVELSIPAGKKIKRAELETTDTKIDIAMNAPHFTDPDYFAYYLLAEYLGSGDMSPLDKTFTEGENPFAQSVSASLQTQRDFSLLHISATTDMPENADKILSGIDDLFANIDNVIPSEKDLHGLVVSLKTNDIYLREKLHYYGIIVAPMMVSTGYEFLENLIPNLEKVTRSDLKRVAAKYFTPLSYTGTVVTPKSEAKTETATASNTEYKKEVLPNGLTVVIKSNPDSRVFAVNIIGKNRSAMEPEGKDGITDFVNRVMTEATSTYDSDQLASELASIGANLTVTDNPYIPYDDFYTTNQYAFVKFETIDEFSDKGMALLSDMIRNAVFTEEDVEQTRRQMMGFLGRSSGSPREQCRNAFNESLFPNSAYSKPIMGSQRTIAGITRDDLLAYYKTFYSPGNMILSVCTNGSIDDAMAKLVKYFGDMEPVESPAIIVGEPIQPSSVLAKNVPMDKEQVYIYIGGPTPGIQSEDAPALKVAGAILSDRMSLELREKQGLAYSVGASASFDKDFGWYVAVMGTGIDNYETAKDGMLAEIKKLQEGAIDPDELTKAKNSLWGSSLTRNLSRVNQAYYMGVNEYLGVGYAFSDNWIVDLRKVTADDVQRVAKKYFSTEKYVIATAGLPE from the coding sequence ATGTATAGATTCTTGATAGTTGTCGTTTCGATTCTGGCATTGTCCACAAACCTCTACGGCGACCTTGCGCCATCGCCGACCGAGACATTCACGCTCGATAACGGCATGACCATTATTCTCAAAGAGAACCACTCGTCGCCGATGATCACGTCGATAGTGTTCGTCAATGCCGGTGCGCGCTACGAAACCGACTACAACAACGGCGTCACGCATTTCCTCGAGCATCTTATGTTCGACGGCACCAAGAGCCGCAACCGCGAGGAGCTCAACGAGACCGCCGAGATGTATGGTGGTTATATCAACGCTTTCACGCGCGAAGATCTGACAGCGTACATGATCCTGATGCCGAAAGAAAATATCGATATCGGTCTTGATATCCAATCGGACCAGCTTTTCAATTCGATCATCCCGGAGGAGGAGCTTCCCAAAGAGCGAAAGATCGTAATCGAAGAGATGAAGATGAGTATCGACAACCCCGACTATCAGGCTGAGGCATTCACACGCAATACAGTCTACCATGGAACACCGTACGTGCGACCTGTGCTCGGTTACGAAAACATCATCTCGACCATTCCGCGCGAACGGATAATGGAATACTATAAGACCTATTACATGCCGAACAATATGACCGCGCTGGTGATCGGTGATTTCGAAACTGCCGATATGCTTGCCAAGTTCGAGAAATACTATGGCATGCAGACCGCGCAGCCGCTGCCGGAATTCGACAAGGTGGAACTCTCAATTCCAGCGGGTAAGAAGATCAAGCGTGCTGAGCTTGAGACTACCGACACGAAAATCGATATTGCGATGAACGCGCCGCATTTCACCGATCCCGATTATTTCGCATACTATCTGCTGGCTGAATATCTCGGGTCGGGAGACATGTCGCCTTTAGACAAGACTTTCACCGAAGGCGAAAACCCGTTTGCGCAGTCGGTCAGCGCGTCGCTTCAGACTCAGCGCGATTTCTCGCTCCTTCACATTTCAGCGACGACCGATATGCCGGAGAATGCCGACAAGATTCTGAGCGGCATCGATGATCTGTTTGCGAACATTGATAATGTCATTCCATCTGAGAAAGACCTTCACGGTCTCGTTGTCTCTCTCAAAACGAATGACATCTATCTCCGCGAAAAGCTCCACTACTATGGCATTATTGTCGCTCCAATGATGGTTTCTACGGGATATGAGTTTTTGGAGAATCTTATTCCGAACCTCGAAAAAGTGACTCGCAGTGATTTGAAACGCGTCGCAGCCAAGTACTTCACACCCCTTTCCTACACCGGAACGGTCGTGACTCCGAAAAGCGAAGCCAAAACGGAAACAGCGACTGCATCCAATACCGAATACAAGAAGGAAGTGCTGCCGAACGGCCTGACCGTTGTGATCAAGAGCAATCCCGACAGCAGAGTATTCGCGGTGAACATCATCGGCAAGAATCGATCCGCTATGGAGCCGGAAGGCAAGGATGGCATCACCGATTTTGTAAATCGTGTGATGACAGAGGCAACATCGACATACGACAGCGATCAACTCGCCTCAGAGCTGGCATCAATTGGCGCGAATCTGACGGTCACGGATAATCCGTATATCCCCTACGATGATTTCTACACAACGAACCAGTATGCTTTTGTGAAATTCGAGACTATCGATGAGTTCTCCGACAAAGGCATGGCGCTGCTGTCCGACATGATCAGGAATGCGGTGTTCACCGAGGAAGATGTCGAACAGACGCGCAGGCAGATGATGGGATTTCTAGGCAGGTCATCCGGTTCGCCGCGAGAACAATGCCGTAATGCGTTCAACGAGTCTCTCTTCCCGAACAGCGCTTACTCGAAACCAATCATGGGCTCGCAAAGAACGATTGCCGGCATCACGAGAGATGATCTGCTGGCCTATTACAAAACGTTCTACTCACCCGGAAACATGATTCTGAGCGTCTGCACAAATGGTTCAATCGATGATGCAATGGCGAAGTTAGTTAAGTACTTCGGCGACATGGAACCGGTAGAGAGTCCTGCGATCATAGTCGGCGAACCGATTCAACCATCTTCTGTTCTCGCAAAGAACGTCCCGATGGATAAGGAGCAGGTCTACATCTACATCGGCGGCCCCACACCCGGAATTCAGAGCGAAGATGCGCCGGCATTGAAGGTCGCCGGAGCCATTCTCTCCGACCGGATGTCACTCGAACTGCGCGAGAAACAAGGCCTGGCGTATAGCGTCGGAGCTTCGGCATCATTTGACAAGGATTTCGGATGGTACGTTGCGGTTATGGGAACCGGCATAGATAATTACGAAACGGCAAAAGATGGCATGCTTGCGGAGATAAAGAAACTCCAGGAGGGAGCAATCGATCCTGATGAGTTGACGAAGGCTAAGAACTCGCTCTGGGGATCATCACTCACGAGAAATTTGTCGAGAGTCAATCAGGCTTACTACATGGGCGTGAACGAATACCTGGGTGTCGGCTACGCCTTCAGCGATAACTGGATTGTCGATCTTCGAAAGGTCACCGCCGATGACGTTCAGCGTGTGGCTAAGAAGTACTTCTCGACTGAGAAGTACGTGATTGCAACGGCGGGACTGCCGGAGTAG
- a CDS encoding pyridoxine 5'-phosphate synthase → MRRLIVSMDAIAAIREGRKEREPDPVAAASVAELAGADGIAIHLRMDKKHIRERDLYILRETVKTKLNLYIAPNTDLVARALEVKPAEVTLVAERPGELTTEQGLDLHEHGDEVRGVVEQLQAAGCRVFAVVEPEADSVKHAVKLGLDGIEIFANHYTEAKSQENVEAELGRIAKTADAAKKAELMVRASGGLGYANIVPVLSETAITEYVVGHNITSRAVMTGFDKAVREMVEIVKFF, encoded by the coding sequence ATGCGCAGATTGATAGTGAGTATGGACGCCATTGCTGCGATTCGCGAAGGTCGCAAAGAACGAGAACCCGATCCCGTTGCGGCAGCATCAGTGGCCGAACTTGCCGGCGCCGATGGGATAGCGATTCATTTGAGGATGGACAAGAAACACATTCGCGAGCGTGATCTCTACATTTTGCGTGAAACGGTCAAAACCAAACTAAACCTCTACATAGCGCCGAACACGGATTTGGTCGCTCGCGCGCTGGAGGTCAAGCCTGCCGAAGTGACGCTTGTAGCTGAGCGCCCCGGTGAGCTGACAACCGAACAAGGTCTCGATTTGCATGAACACGGTGACGAAGTTCGAGGCGTGGTCGAGCAACTTCAGGCTGCTGGGTGCCGGGTATTTGCGGTCGTTGAGCCTGAGGCTGATTCGGTAAAACATGCCGTGAAACTCGGACTTGATGGGATCGAGATATTCGCGAATCACTATACTGAAGCGAAATCCCAGGAGAATGTCGAAGCGGAGCTTGGCAGGATTGCAAAGACTGCAGATGCCGCGAAAAAGGCGGAACTCATGGTAAGGGCGAGCGGCGGCCTCGGTTACGCCAACATCGTGCCCGTGCTCTCAGAGACCGCGATCACAGAATATGTTGTTGGTCACAATATTACTTCGCGCGCAGTTATGACCGGTTTCGACAAGGCCGTCAGAGAAATGGTCGAAATCGTCAAATTCTTCTGA